A genome region from Natranaeroarchaeum sulfidigenes includes the following:
- a CDS encoding glycoside hydrolase family 15 protein yields MTMRIAIDEYKREHHDDGTHPGERSSVNGLFSGDEGRLVYVDRSGSIRDYSGATLNKHGIERSRLGIGSDDGVHWFDEMETTRQTYEGETTMIVTEHDAGEFSVHQYDYTLERAHLTHVEVRGDMPERPRLVAAMAFSPDGQSSSVGHLMHEGVLEVFHDVEHDYVTASTGIQNVSSQRREGLDALLSDDPAGLGIDSHTDDDLSDTMVVETKLDDEGGHAQSTLVTLVADHEETNRDDALAHVRAFADHYQTDRAIRKRANLHNSIDVPDIPSRDSVVDDLRALSLLTAPTGARIKGPEYDPYHVYSGGYGYTWFRDDAEIARHLLSVDDQFGVELEERHADSARFYAETQLSDGTWPQRVWAHNGALAPGWGNSRVSRDGTEYAADGTASVLAYLATYLRQGSPETDLFARVEGTIRAGFEGLTDLLDKDGLPEPCLDIWEGETGRFTHTAAMELLAFSAIARAPIDQELTEAASARAKAIYEGLDDRFAEEGIFERKPGDTTADASTLALVEAHREYAKGVDDVDDTRLDQLASHVDMTIERLTRTDDAGELFGLCRFEGDEFRKRGQDGEKVWPLATVWGAEALAALGDLVEDEEWEEQMFEWSRELLSAVEADGHLVGDSGYLPEQVFDDGQADSATPLAWAHAKRSGTIATLQNVGGLSTTSQTTQPVGPAVASTWTTGEKYGIGTAADHGTESPSRVWFTLTEGALTEPRFPRADLMNFRTLDFLVVDADEESSYTARTHNEDRTDDSLETIERETEMVGSDSLVYRQTITETGSNGHGWEIVVEYITDPETETILMDFGFTATDSNQYDIYVVGDAALSGYMQGTESELVEDADGYALTAWDVEAADDPAFVDPNGEPYQVAAAIASHRSFDWATVGLAGQEHLARLFADGEPTDSVDHADPGHGVLVGRVGERTGSIADTIALGFAENADTDRALTEAQRALSRGYVGVRSEYVDSWQSYTESIELPESVQSSPALANQYRAAAMVLKAVEDKTFVGAGIASPSVPWGVNVDAENPMDFGYNFTWARDLYQVFTALEAIGDLDSAIEATEYIYDYQQRPNGFISQNTYLDGRIRWGGEQLDNVAFPSVMAYQLYADHGIEFDDVVYDYDHVRRSVEYMLRSGPRSGQERWEEEAGYSPSTIAAEIAGIACAAPLADAEGERADALAYLGFADYWRTGVDRWCATYEGTERHDEAPYYIRVSRNGAPDSGVKRELANNGPTLDERDIIDGGFLELVRLGIRSPDYELIENSIEVADDTIRVETPNGPGWYRYNGDCYGEMSEVEPDEGGPWALDRQGAGRLWPIFTGERAEYELLAGTESGEEDPQRLLETMQQFANSARMIPEQVWDREYPTEYGWEFGEGTGAATPLAWSMAQYIRLADGIDAGEPVETPAFVQERYTVHDPDGPPMAVDEITVEDETATVTGTTRGDSIVLWTHDDTQLYSADGGEFEGTVEVGPGTESITVIAATDADELEQVGTTLTTVEL; encoded by the coding sequence ATGACCATGCGCATTGCGATCGACGAATACAAGCGAGAGCATCACGACGACGGTACCCATCCCGGCGAGCGATCGTCGGTCAATGGGCTGTTCAGCGGTGATGAGGGACGACTCGTCTACGTTGACCGGAGCGGATCGATCCGCGATTACTCCGGTGCCACATTGAACAAACACGGTATCGAACGTTCCCGTCTGGGGATCGGCTCGGACGACGGGGTACACTGGTTCGACGAGATGGAGACGACCCGGCAGACCTACGAGGGCGAGACGACCATGATCGTCACGGAACACGACGCCGGAGAGTTCTCCGTTCACCAGTACGATTACACCCTGGAGCGGGCACACCTCACCCACGTCGAAGTGCGTGGTGACATGCCAGAGCGCCCACGACTCGTCGCCGCGATGGCGTTTTCACCCGATGGTCAGTCAAGCAGTGTCGGCCATCTCATGCATGAGGGCGTCCTCGAAGTCTTCCACGACGTCGAACACGATTACGTTACTGCATCGACCGGCATCCAGAACGTCAGCAGTCAACGCCGCGAGGGGCTGGATGCACTCCTGTCGGACGATCCAGCCGGGCTGGGGATCGATTCACACACCGACGACGACCTCTCGGATACGATGGTCGTCGAGACGAAACTCGACGACGAGGGCGGACATGCACAGTCCACGCTTGTCACGCTGGTCGCCGACCACGAGGAGACCAACAGGGACGATGCGCTGGCACACGTCCGTGCGTTCGCGGACCATTACCAGACTGACCGGGCAATTCGCAAGCGTGCGAACCTGCACAACTCGATCGACGTTCCGGACATCCCATCGCGGGACTCGGTCGTCGATGATCTGCGTGCACTCTCCCTGCTCACCGCACCGACAGGTGCACGGATCAAGGGGCCGGAGTACGACCCGTATCACGTCTATTCCGGCGGGTACGGCTATACGTGGTTCCGTGACGACGCTGAGATCGCCCGACACTTGCTCTCGGTTGACGATCAGTTTGGCGTCGAACTCGAAGAGCGCCACGCCGACTCGGCCAGATTCTACGCCGAAACGCAACTCTCCGACGGGACGTGGCCACAGCGCGTGTGGGCGCACAACGGCGCGCTGGCCCCCGGCTGGGGCAACTCACGTGTCAGCCGTGACGGCACCGAGTACGCCGCCGACGGAACCGCAAGCGTGCTGGCGTATCTCGCGACCTACCTGCGACAGGGCTCTCCGGAGACTGATCTGTTTGCCCGGGTAGAGGGAACGATCCGGGCAGGGTTCGAGGGACTGACCGACCTCCTCGACAAGGACGGGCTCCCCGAGCCGTGTCTGGACATCTGGGAGGGCGAGACAGGTCGGTTCACTCACACTGCCGCGATGGAACTGCTCGCCTTTTCGGCCATCGCACGCGCACCGATCGACCAGGAGTTGACCGAAGCGGCATCGGCACGGGCCAAAGCGATCTACGAGGGCCTCGATGATCGGTTCGCAGAGGAGGGCATCTTCGAGCGAAAACCCGGAGACACGACCGCCGATGCGAGTACGCTTGCGCTCGTCGAAGCACACCGCGAGTATGCTAAGGGGGTCGACGACGTCGACGATACCCGGCTCGATCAGCTCGCCTCACACGTCGACATGACCATCGAGCGGCTCACACGGACTGACGATGCCGGGGAGCTCTTCGGCCTCTGCCGGTTCGAGGGCGACGAGTTCCGCAAGCGCGGACAGGACGGGGAGAAAGTATGGCCGCTCGCGACGGTCTGGGGGGCCGAGGCTCTCGCTGCGCTAGGCGACCTCGTCGAGGACGAGGAGTGGGAAGAGCAAATGTTCGAATGGTCCAGAGAGCTTCTCTCCGCCGTCGAAGCGGACGGACACCTGGTCGGCGATTCCGGGTATCTCCCCGAGCAGGTGTTCGACGACGGACAGGCCGACAGTGCGACGCCACTGGCATGGGCACACGCAAAACGATCGGGGACTATCGCAACCCTGCAGAACGTCGGTGGGCTCAGCACGACCTCACAGACTACTCAGCCGGTCGGTCCGGCAGTGGCATCCACGTGGACCACTGGGGAAAAGTACGGGATCGGGACGGCTGCAGACCACGGCACCGAGTCACCCTCGCGGGTCTGGTTCACGCTGACCGAGGGCGCGCTCACCGAGCCACGATTCCCGCGTGCGGACCTGATGAACTTCCGGACACTCGATTTCCTCGTCGTCGACGCCGACGAGGAGTCAAGCTATACGGCACGGACGCACAACGAGGACCGTACCGACGACTCTCTGGAAACGATCGAGCGCGAAACCGAAATGGTTGGCTCTGACTCGCTGGTCTACCGACAGACCATTACCGAGACCGGGTCGAACGGTCACGGCTGGGAGATCGTCGTCGAGTACATTACGGACCCGGAGACCGAGACCATCCTGATGGACTTCGGCTTTACGGCGACCGATAGTAATCAGTACGACATCTACGTCGTCGGCGATGCTGCGCTGTCGGGATACATGCAGGGAACCGAAAGCGAGCTCGTAGAGGACGCCGACGGCTACGCGCTGACCGCATGGGACGTCGAAGCTGCTGATGATCCCGCGTTCGTCGATCCGAACGGAGAGCCGTATCAGGTCGCCGCTGCGATCGCATCACACCGGTCGTTCGACTGGGCGACCGTCGGACTGGCCGGGCAGGAACACCTCGCACGGTTGTTCGCTGACGGAGAACCGACCGACTCCGTCGATCACGCCGATCCCGGCCACGGCGTGCTGGTCGGACGGGTCGGAGAGCGAACCGGGTCGATCGCGGATACGATCGCACTCGGATTCGCCGAGAACGCGGACACCGATCGCGCACTCACGGAAGCCCAGCGGGCACTCTCACGTGGCTACGTCGGCGTCAGAAGCGAGTACGTCGATAGCTGGCAATCCTACACCGAGTCCATCGAGCTTCCGGAGTCGGTCCAGTCGAGCCCGGCGCTTGCAAACCAGTACCGTGCTGCCGCGATGGTGCTCAAGGCGGTCGAGGACAAGACGTTCGTCGGCGCGGGCATCGCCAGCCCCTCCGTCCCGTGGGGAGTCAACGTCGATGCAGAGAACCCGATGGACTTCGGTTACAACTTCACCTGGGCGCGTGACCTCTATCAGGTGTTCACCGCGCTCGAAGCGATCGGTGATCTCGATAGCGCCATCGAGGCAACCGAGTACATCTACGACTACCAGCAGCGCCCGAACGGGTTCATCTCGCAGAACACCTACCTCGACGGGCGGATCCGCTGGGGCGGCGAACAACTCGACAACGTCGCGTTCCCCTCGGTGATGGCGTATCAGCTCTACGCTGACCACGGCATCGAGTTCGACGACGTAGTCTACGACTACGACCACGTCCGTCGCTCTGTCGAGTATATGCTCCGGTCCGGTCCACGAAGCGGTCAGGAGCGCTGGGAGGAGGAAGCCGGCTACTCGCCGTCGACGATCGCGGCCGAGATCGCCGGGATCGCCTGTGCGGCGCCGCTCGCGGACGCCGAAGGAGAGCGTGCCGACGCGCTGGCATATCTCGGCTTCGCCGACTACTGGCGTACCGGCGTCGATCGCTGGTGTGCAACATACGAGGGGACCGAGCGCCACGACGAAGCGCCGTACTATATCCGTGTCTCACGAAACGGCGCCCCCGACAGTGGCGTCAAACGTGAGCTGGCAAACAACGGACCGACACTGGACGAACGAGATATTATCGACGGCGGTTTCCTCGAACTCGTCAGGCTTGGCATCCGCTCGCCAGACTACGAACTGATCGAGAACTCGATCGAGGTCGCCGACGACACGATCCGTGTCGAGACGCCCAACGGCCCCGGCTGGTATCGCTACAACGGCGACTGTTACGGCGAGATGAGTGAGGTCGAACCGGATGAGGGAGGGCCCTGGGCACTGGACCGGCAGGGAGCCGGCCGGCTCTGGCCCATCTTCACCGGCGAACGCGCCGAGTACGAACTGCTCGCCGGTACCGAGAGCGGTGAGGAGGATCCCCAGCGGCTACTCGAAACGATGCAACAGTTCGCGAACTCCGCCCGGATGATTCCCGAACAGGTCTGGGACCGCGAATATCCAACCGAATACGGTTGGGAGTTCGGTGAGGGGACCGGTGCTGCGACGCCACTCGCGTGGAGTATGGCGCAGTACATCCGCCTTGCCGACGGAATCGACGCTGGAGAACCCGTCGAAACACCGGCTTTCGTCCAGGAGCGCTATACGGTCCACGATCCGGACGGCCCGCCGATGGCTGTCGACGAGATTACCGTCGAGGACGAAACTGCAACCGTCACAGGGACGACCCGTGGCGACAGTATCGTTCTCTGGACACACGACGATACGCAGTTGTACTCGGCAGACGGTGGAGAGTTCGAGGGCACCGTCGAAGTCGGCCCCGGCACCGAGTCAATAACGGTTATCGCGGCAACTGACGCCGACGAGCTCGAGCAGGTCGGGACGACGCTCACGACCGTCGAACTGTAA
- a CDS encoding TIGR04024 family LLM class F420-dependent oxidoreductase, translating into MTDREIHLPVAAQSSIDGIAEITQHAESEGYVRAWMPETWGRDGVTTLTTLAERTDRIELGTSIANVFSRSPALLGQTAATLQEVSNGRFRLGIGPSGPAVIEGWHGESFDRPLRRTREYVEIIERVVAGEGLEYDGDIYSLSGFRLRFDPPETPPPIDVAGMGPKSVELAGRFADGWHATTFTPDGLRERLGDLRRGAELGDRSPDDIRVSLSLPCCVLEDGDRARELAAQHLAFYVGAMGTYYRKSLARQGYETEANEIAARWASGDQAAAIALIEDELLDELAVAGTPERAREQLQTFTEIKGLDAVALAFPRGASPADIDATVTAMATDN; encoded by the coding sequence ATGACAGACCGAGAGATCCACCTTCCAGTAGCCGCACAGAGCAGTATCGATGGCATCGCCGAGATCACCCAGCACGCCGAATCGGAGGGCTACGTCCGCGCGTGGATGCCCGAAACCTGGGGTCGTGATGGTGTCACGACGCTGACGACGCTCGCCGAGCGCACCGATCGGATCGAACTCGGAACCAGCATCGCGAACGTCTTTTCGCGCTCGCCCGCGCTGCTCGGCCAGACCGCGGCGACGCTTCAGGAGGTGTCCAACGGCCGTTTCCGTCTGGGGATCGGTCCGAGCGGCCCCGCCGTGATCGAAGGATGGCACGGCGAATCGTTCGATCGTCCCCTGCGACGTACCCGCGAATACGTCGAGATCATCGAGCGTGTCGTCGCGGGCGAAGGGCTGGAGTACGACGGTGACATCTACTCACTTTCGGGGTTCCGACTCCGATTTGATCCACCGGAGACGCCGCCACCGATCGATGTCGCTGGGATGGGCCCGAAATCCGTCGAACTCGCGGGCCGGTTCGCCGACGGATGGCACGCCACAACCTTCACACCCGATGGGCTCCGCGAGCGACTCGGCGACCTTCGAAGAGGCGCGGAACTGGGTGACAGGTCACCCGACGATATCCGGGTCTCACTCTCGCTACCCTGCTGCGTGCTCGAAGATGGGGACCGTGCTCGCGAACTGGCGGCACAGCATCTCGCGTTTTACGTGGGGGCGATGGGAACGTACTATCGCAAATCGCTTGCCAGACAGGGCTACGAAACGGAAGCAAACGAGATTGCCGCACGCTGGGCCAGCGGTGATCAGGCGGCCGCAATAGCATTGATCGAAGACGAACTGCTTGATGAACTCGCCGTTGCGGGCACGCCCGAACGGGCCCGCGAGCAGCTCCAGACGTTCACCGAAATCAAGGGACTCGACGCTGTGGCACTTGCATTCCCACGGGGAGCATCACCCGCTGATATCGACGCCACCGTCACGGCAATGGCGACAGATAACTGA
- a CDS encoding SDR family NAD(P)-dependent oxidoreductase produces the protein MTDTQFSIDGSTAIVTGSSSGIGKAIAERFAADGLDVVICSREQDNVDAVAESITESDRPGSALAVECDVTDRDAVEALVETTVEEFGGLDVLVNNAGASFMANFDGISPNGWATIVDINLTGTYHCTQAAGEYLKDGGGSVINLSSEAGQDGAPYMSHYAAAKAAVINLTTTLGHEWASDDVRVNCIAPGYVATPGVESQMGVTADEIDRDTVDRTIGLSEEIADIAQFLASPAASYIVGETIRAAGAPDLMKSPNQ, from the coding sequence ATGACTGACACACAGTTCAGCATCGACGGGTCGACTGCGATCGTCACTGGGTCCTCCAGCGGTATCGGCAAGGCTATTGCCGAGCGGTTCGCCGCGGACGGACTCGACGTCGTGATCTGTTCGCGCGAGCAGGACAACGTCGATGCCGTAGCCGAGTCGATCACAGAGAGCGATCGCCCCGGATCCGCGCTGGCGGTCGAGTGCGATGTCACCGACAGAGATGCGGTCGAGGCACTGGTCGAAACGACGGTCGAGGAGTTCGGCGGCCTCGACGTGCTGGTCAACAACGCCGGTGCCTCGTTCATGGCGAACTTCGACGGTATCAGCCCGAATGGCTGGGCGACGATCGTCGATATCAATCTCACCGGGACCTATCACTGCACGCAGGCCGCAGGCGAGTACCTGAAAGACGGCGGTGGCAGTGTCATCAACCTCTCCAGCGAGGCGGGACAGGACGGCGCTCCGTATATGAGCCATTACGCCGCCGCGAAGGCCGCGGTGATCAACCTCACGACGACGCTCGGACACGAGTGGGCGAGCGACGACGTCCGCGTCAACTGTATCGCACCCGGCTACGTGGCGACGCCCGGCGTCGAATCACAGATGGGCGTCACTGCCGACGAAATCGATCGTGACACGGTCGACCGAACGATCGGGCTGAGCGAGGAGATCGCGGATATCGCACAGTTTCTGGCGAGTCCGGCTGCATCCTACATCGTCGGCGAGACGATTCGTGCGGCTGGCGCACCCGACCTCATGAAATCACCGAACCAATGA
- the priS gene encoding DNA primase small subunit PriS — MEERTRAYLRGRFRDYYRRTAVSPPPDANLREWGFIPWTSGSGTTMVRHRSLLDIGAVDDFLARKRPRHVYFSAGRYDDPGAGKMQQKGWRSSDLVFDLDADHLPGVSPEEDSYEDMLATCKEALFRLLDFLESDFAFEDMTIVFSGGRGYHVHVRDEGIRRLDRDDRREIVDYVRGIDVEFENLVEHEAVGGTAGRSSPAHKRSLITDGGWSGRVHRRLVDLVDELLALPEDDAIDRLQEFERIGEGKSTAALTAARNNYDEIVAGNIDVHPAFYQVARLLTEDVIETESAPIDEPVTTDTNRLIRLPGSLHGGSGLVVSRIERDALDTFRPLDDAIPDPFVGQEIRIDVPDLDALPGTGTDRGEIRLGGDSFTITEGAQTVPEFVGVYLMARGHAEKEKE; from the coding sequence ATGGAAGAGCGCACCCGAGCGTACCTCCGCGGTCGGTTCCGAGACTACTATCGGCGGACAGCGGTCTCGCCGCCGCCGGACGCGAACCTGCGCGAGTGGGGATTTATCCCGTGGACAAGCGGCTCCGGCACCACGATGGTGCGCCACCGTTCACTGCTTGATATCGGAGCAGTCGACGACTTCCTCGCACGAAAGCGCCCGCGTCACGTCTACTTTTCAGCGGGGCGGTACGACGATCCGGGTGCTGGAAAGATGCAACAGAAGGGCTGGCGGAGTTCGGATCTCGTCTTCGATCTCGACGCCGACCATCTCCCCGGCGTCTCTCCGGAAGAGGATAGCTACGAGGACATGCTGGCGACCTGCAAAGAGGCTCTTTTCAGGCTACTGGATTTTCTGGAGTCCGATTTCGCGTTTGAAGACATGACCATCGTCTTCTCTGGTGGACGTGGTTATCACGTTCACGTGCGCGACGAGGGGATTAGACGGCTCGACCGGGACGACCGCCGCGAGATCGTCGATTACGTCCGCGGGATCGACGTCGAGTTCGAGAACCTCGTCGAGCACGAGGCAGTTGGTGGCACCGCCGGACGCTCCAGTCCGGCACACAAGCGGTCGCTGATCACCGATGGGGGCTGGAGCGGCCGTGTCCACAGACGGCTGGTTGACCTCGTCGACGAACTGCTCGCGCTCCCCGAGGACGACGCGATCGACCGGCTTCAGGAGTTCGAACGGATCGGCGAGGGGAAATCAACCGCTGCGCTCACCGCGGCGCGGAACAACTACGATGAGATCGTGGCAGGCAACATCGACGTGCATCCAGCCTTCTATCAGGTCGCACGACTGCTAACCGAGGACGTGATCGAAACGGAAAGCGCCCCGATCGACGAGCCGGTAACCACGGATACGAATCGCTTGATCCGCCTACCGGGGAGCCTGCACGGCGGGTCCGGTCTTGTCGTCTCCCGGATCGAGCGCGACGCGCTCGACACGTTCAGGCCGCTCGACGATGCCATTCCCGACCCGTTTGTCGGCCAGGAGATCCGGATCGACGTGCCCGATCTCGACGCCCTGCCGGGGACCGGAACCGACCGCGGCGAGATCCGACTTGGCGGCGATAGCTTTACAATTACGGAGGGTGCACAGACAGTACCCGAGTTCGTGGGCGTCTATCTGATGGCCCGCGGTCACGCTGAAAAGGAAAAAGAATGA
- a CDS encoding DNA replication complex subunit Gins51 produces MNLDDLRSVQSKERQKDSLQHLRDSFYEDVGNYIANLKNERERAAERADDPFSSTEVSQLTDEIETAEEVVEAVYERRMGKIVKRASLAAAGMPADEEGLTSEESELFGDLVDRIERNKDHVLDILAGETNPVSDEGEDTEATGGRPQDHGADQPSGEPTPDRAESADDAPPAPPDRPPEVPPEDVETVNNTDIDAADLMGGEASDGSDPPVKASRDGTTRQEDPAPGGDPPGDDAGRAPEIPPEGGTPTNGAEASPATDDTDRTTVRITEEIGEIFGVDDREYELDAEDVVTLPTVNAEPLVEQDAAQRID; encoded by the coding sequence ATGAACCTCGACGATTTGCGCTCCGTACAAAGCAAAGAGCGTCAGAAAGACAGCTTGCAGCACCTGCGCGACTCGTTTTACGAGGATGTCGGTAACTACATTGCCAACCTCAAAAACGAACGTGAACGGGCCGCCGAGCGAGCGGACGACCCCTTTTCTTCGACGGAGGTCAGCCAGCTAACTGATGAGATCGAGACTGCCGAAGAGGTCGTCGAGGCGGTCTACGAACGCCGAATGGGCAAAATCGTCAAGCGCGCGAGCCTCGCCGCGGCGGGAATGCCCGCCGACGAAGAGGGCCTGACGAGCGAGGAGTCCGAGTTATTCGGCGACCTCGTCGACCGCATCGAGAGGAACAAAGATCACGTGCTCGACATCCTCGCCGGGGAGACGAACCCGGTATCGGATGAAGGCGAGGATACTGAAGCAACCGGTGGTCGGCCTCAGGATCACGGTGCGGACCAGCCCTCCGGCGAGCCGACACCGGACCGGGCCGAATCGGCTGATGACGCTCCACCGGCACCGCCGGACCGACCCCCCGAGGTTCCGCCCGAAGACGTCGAAACCGTCAACAATACCGATATCGACGCCGCCGATCTCATGGGCGGTGAGGCAAGCGACGGCTCTGACCCACCCGTGAAAGCATCGCGCGACGGGACCACGCGCCAGGAGGATCCGGCCCCAGGTGGGGATCCCCCAGGAGATGACGCCGGGAGAGCACCGGAGATACCGCCGGAAGGAGGTACACCAACGAACGGCGCAGAAGCATCGCCAGCAACCGACGATACTGACCGAACGACGGTCCGGATCACCGAGGAGATCGGCGAGATATTCGGCGTCGACGACAGGGAGTACGAACTGGATGCAGAGGACGTCGTAACGCTCCCCACGGTCAACGCCGAACCGCTGGTCGAACAGGACGCTGCACAGCGGATCGATTGA
- the bcp gene encoding thioredoxin-dependent thiol peroxidase, protein MLDTGDTAPAFELQDQHGEAVSLEEFEGLVVVYFYPRADTPGCTTEACRFRDRWEEFEQRGIDVVGISDDPIDDLADFAGEYNLPIMLLSDEDGTVASAYDSYGEKSMFGNTFDGVFRNTYVVEDGEIVAVYEGVDPKGHADEILANLA, encoded by the coding sequence ATGCTCGATACCGGAGATACTGCGCCAGCGTTCGAACTACAGGACCAGCACGGTGAGGCGGTTTCGCTCGAAGAGTTCGAGGGGCTGGTAGTCGTCTACTTCTATCCCCGAGCTGATACCCCTGGCTGTACTACGGAAGCGTGTAGGTTCCGGGACCGATGGGAGGAGTTCGAACAGCGCGGAATCGATGTGGTGGGAATCAGCGACGATCCGATCGACGATCTCGCCGACTTCGCGGGGGAGTACAACCTGCCGATCATGCTGTTGTCGGACGAAGACGGTACTGTCGCGAGCGCGTACGACTCCTACGGCGAAAAGTCGATGTTCGGCAACACCTTCGACGGCGTGTTCAGGAACACGTACGTCGTCGAGGACGGTGAGATCGTCGCCGTCTACGAGGGAGTTGATCCCAAGGGTCACGCCGACGAGATCCTCGCGAACCTGGCGTGA
- a CDS encoding sensor histidine kinase, producing the protein MELRRKFLLSLALLGLVISGVMFVTFESQRSAAIADAQADVNDSADQTASVLDRQLQENHRTLRVAADDPRLLEHGSEEQRAAMEGVWGLNGIGGVSVVDADGEMVNLLTAEGESPDEVIGQDYRDREYVSRALAGDEHVSEPILADTGNRIVVLSVPIYDDDEVVGTLNAALYLDGTFFESAVSRQDTAETTVSVQFGGETLFERQDRFDTTISGSAIVPSTGWVVTVDQRESAVTEQVHQLALVQSVLALVLLAAVGGFGGWIYRNHIRQTERLQMRLERLERRQYDQKIPLTGSPEWVEISDAVDRLTATLARREQMLLVLNRLLRHNLRNTLNVVMGQAEQLETDDDSGTAEIAEACDQLLTLSDRARMTEKLLMRGATDHDKTADLIEIAERQVAAFQERYPDASVTLDHPESAPVAVGPDFPTAVDEVLTNAGEHAGSEPAVDITISQHDGTISLAISDDGDGIPPDERLVVSGEQRISHLHHSGGLGLWLVDWIVSQSGGAVEIRCNSGTTVVITIPAAEGDG; encoded by the coding sequence ATGGAACTCCGCCGGAAGTTCCTGTTGAGTCTGGCCCTCCTCGGCCTGGTCATCAGCGGAGTGATGTTCGTAACCTTCGAATCACAGCGATCGGCCGCGATAGCCGATGCACAGGCGGATGTCAACGACAGTGCAGACCAGACAGCATCGGTGCTGGACCGGCAACTTCAGGAGAATCATCGAACACTCCGGGTGGCTGCGGATGATCCACGGCTACTCGAACACGGCTCGGAGGAGCAGCGAGCAGCGATGGAGGGCGTATGGGGACTCAACGGGATCGGCGGTGTCTCGGTGGTTGACGCCGACGGCGAGATGGTTAATTTACTCACAGCCGAGGGCGAGTCGCCCGATGAGGTGATTGGACAGGATTATCGCGACCGCGAGTACGTAAGCAGAGCACTTGCAGGTGACGAGCATGTCAGCGAGCCGATTCTAGCTGATACGGGGAACAGAATCGTCGTACTGAGCGTCCCTATCTACGATGACGACGAGGTCGTTGGGACGCTCAACGCCGCGCTGTATCTGGACGGGACGTTCTTCGAATCGGCAGTCAGCCGTCAGGACACAGCGGAGACGACAGTATCAGTACAGTTTGGCGGAGAGACACTATTCGAGCGACAGGATCGGTTCGACACGACGATCAGTGGCTCCGCTATCGTCCCCAGCACCGGCTGGGTCGTCACGGTCGACCAACGTGAGTCGGCGGTGACCGAACAGGTCCATCAGCTGGCGCTCGTACAATCAGTCTTGGCACTCGTCTTGCTCGCCGCAGTAGGTGGGTTCGGGGGATGGATATATCGAAACCATATTCGACAGACAGAACGGCTTCAGATGCGTCTGGAGCGACTCGAACGCCGGCAGTACGACCAGAAGATACCACTTACCGGGAGCCCGGAATGGGTCGAGATCAGCGACGCGGTCGATCGACTTACCGCAACGCTCGCCCGACGTGAACAGATGTTGCTCGTACTAAATCGCCTGTTGCGCCACAACCTGCGGAACACACTCAACGTTGTGATGGGTCAGGCAGAGCAACTCGAAACGGACGACGACAGTGGAACAGCCGAGATTGCCGAGGCGTGTGACCAGCTTCTAACCCTGAGCGACCGGGCGCGAATGACCGAAAAACTGCTCATGAGGGGTGCCACTGATCACGACAAGACCGCCGATCTCATCGAAATCGCCGAACGGCAGGTGGCGGCCTTTCAGGAACGGTACCCGGATGCCAGCGTGACGCTCGATCACCCAGAGTCTGCCCCCGTCGCTGTCGGTCCCGACTTTCCAACCGCAGTCGACGAAGTCCTGACGAACGCCGGAGAACACGCAGGATCGGAGCCGGCTGTTGACATCACGATCAGCCAGCACGACGGGACGATTTCGTTGGCTATCAGTGATGATGGAGACGGGATACCCCCGGACGAACGGCTAGTGGTCAGCGGCGAGCAACGGATCTCGCATCTCCACCATAGCGGTGGGCTCGGTCTCTGGCTCGTTGACTGGATCGTTTCACAGTCGGGTGGAGCAGTCGAGATCCGATGTAATTCGGGGACAACAGTAGTCATCACCATTCCTGCAGCCGAGGGTGATGGGTGA